Proteins encoded by one window of Negativicutes bacterium:
- a CDS encoding PAS domain-containing protein, producing MHTDIINIILAFTFSLSLMSSFIFIYLYLNFRERYLFIWLASSLLSLVRLALIDTPISSTDGYMILLYQGIFIFASFLQLIGTIDFNGSKPSRTWLLSWFGLSVISIFFTYITVALDLSFFYRLIFFCLAFGFINLQTGFLFLNHFNCGGWGKYITSGTLFIIGLHALEVPFYFDDPTAKWGFLIDAGLRLFLSVGILILYCEKTHYNLTLKEQQYRLLAENATDVIYQFSFYPAPHFEYVSPSIYNLTGYSPALFYKNVQLAAKITHPDDRDKVKILRRIINPNDNKSKLLTFRIITSTGEIIWVEQSTNTFYDENNKYQGFVAILRDITKRRALEQDLSKLESLKIVGQMAASVAHEIRNPLTTVSGYLQLFLRRPAFKDYVDEFNLLLSELDRANQIIREYLSLSQSKLVILKKCDLNFIIKNIFPLIQAYANSSSCSIQLVLGEIPEIKLDEKEIRQLLLNLVRNGLEAMHPGGIVTIKTTYHKNIVALAITDQGTGIPKDILENIGKPFVTTKATGTGLGLATCYQIANRHNATINIETSRQGTTFTINFPV from the coding sequence TTGCATACAGACATTATTAACATTATTCTCGCTTTTACTTTTTCATTATCTTTAATGTCTTCATTTATTTTTATTTATCTATATTTAAATTTCCGCGAGCGATATTTATTTATCTGGTTAGCCAGTTCCTTACTAAGTTTGGTGCGCCTAGCCTTAATTGACACCCCGATATCTTCTACCGATGGTTATATGATTCTATTATATCAAGGAATTTTTATTTTTGCTTCTTTTTTACAATTAATTGGAACTATTGATTTTAACGGTTCTAAACCTTCTCGCACCTGGCTCTTGTCTTGGTTTGGTCTTTCCGTCATCTCCATTTTTTTTACTTATATCACTGTCGCCCTAGATTTAAGCTTTTTTTATCGTTTAATATTCTTTTGTTTAGCTTTCGGTTTTATAAATTTACAAACAGGTTTTTTATTTTTAAATCATTTTAACTGTGGTGGCTGGGGTAAATATATCACCAGCGGAACCTTATTTATTATCGGCTTACACGCCTTAGAAGTCCCTTTTTATTTTGATGATCCTACTGCCAAGTGGGGATTTTTAATTGATGCCGGTCTTAGACTGTTTTTATCTGTCGGTATTTTAATTTTATATTGTGAAAAAACTCATTACAATTTGACTTTAAAAGAGCAACAATATCGACTGTTAGCTGAAAACGCCACCGATGTCATTTATCAGTTTTCCTTTTATCCCGCACCACATTTTGAATATGTTTCACCATCAATTTATAACCTTACTGGTTATTCACCGGCATTATTTTATAAAAATGTGCAATTAGCAGCGAAAATAACGCATCCCGATGATAGGGACAAAGTGAAAATCCTCCGGCGAATAATTAATCCCAATGATAATAAAAGTAAATTGTTAACATTTCGTATTATCACTTCTACCGGTGAAATCATTTGGGTTGAGCAATCCACCAACACTTTTTATGATGAAAACAACAAATATCAAGGCTTCGTTGCGATATTGCGGGACATCACTAAACGACGTGCCTTAGAACAAGATTTATCAAAACTAGAAAGCTTAAAGATAGTTGGACAAATGGCCGCCAGTGTCGCTCACGAAATTCGCAATCCACTTACAACTGTCAGCGGTTATCTCCAACTATTTTTACGTCGTCCCGCCTTTAAAGACTATGTCGATGAATTTAATTTATTATTAAGCGAGTTAGATCGTGCTAATCAAATTATCAGAGAATATCTATCACTCAGTCAGTCAAAATTAGTAATCCTAAAAAAATGTGATTTGAATTTTATCATCAAAAATATCTTTCCGTTAATTCAAGCCTACGCTAACTCTTCATCTTGCTCAATCCAACTAGTGTTAGGAGAAATTCCTGAAATAAAGTTAGATGAAAAAGAAATTCGCCAATTATTGCTGAATCTAGTTCGTAACGGACTCGAGGCGATGCACCCTGGCGGCATCGTAACTATTAAAACAACCTACCATAAAAACATCGTTGCCTTAGCCATCACCGATCAAGGCACCGGCATACCAAAAGATATTCTAGAAAACATCGGCAAGCCATTCGTAACAACGAAAGCCACCGGTACCGGCTTAGGATTAGCTACTTGTTATCAAATTGCTAACCGCCATAATGCTACTATTAATATTGAGACCTCCCGTCAAGGAACAACCTTTACCATTAATTTTCCGGTATAA
- a CDS encoding 2-oxoacid:acceptor oxidoreductase subunit alpha — translation MSKEVKFLQGNEACAEGAIAAGVTFFGGYPITPSTEIAEAMAAKLPQNNGAFIQMEDEIAGLAVVLGASLAGKKVLTATSGPGFSLKQELIGYACMAEIPVVIVNVQRVGPSTGQPTAPSQGDVMQARWGTHGDHSIIALSPWTVKECFDVTVLAVNYAERFRTPVIILMDEIVGHMREKFVMPNSADIKIYPRRKPSKTIAEGYQPYEPMEDLVPNIADFGTGHKFHVTGLLHDETGFPSGSPKLTKEVIDRLHKKIEIAQDEITHYDEFFMADAEYAVVAYGGTARTAYAAVEQARAKGIKVGMVRLMTIWPFADKVIKNLASKVKGILVPELNYGQLVLEVERAAGSQANVVSLPKYNTEAFDPQEICEAIEDLSKGC, via the coding sequence ATGAGTAAGGAAGTTAAATTTTTACAAGGTAATGAAGCTTGTGCTGAAGGAGCAATTGCTGCCGGTGTAACATTTTTTGGGGGCTATCCGATAACTCCTTCTACTGAGATTGCTGAAGCGATGGCGGCGAAATTGCCACAAAATAATGGTGCATTTATTCAAATGGAAGATGAAATTGCAGGTTTAGCAGTAGTGCTAGGAGCATCTTTAGCGGGGAAAAAAGTTTTAACTGCAACTTCCGGCCCGGGCTTTTCTTTAAAACAAGAGTTAATTGGTTATGCTTGTATGGCGGAAATTCCGGTTGTTATTGTTAATGTTCAAAGGGTTGGTCCTTCTACTGGACAACCAACAGCACCGTCACAAGGTGATGTAATGCAAGCGCGTTGGGGGACTCATGGTGATCACTCTATTATTGCCTTATCGCCATGGACTGTTAAGGAATGCTTTGATGTAACGGTATTAGCAGTTAATTACGCTGAACGATTCCGTACGCCAGTTATTATTTTAATGGATGAAATCGTTGGACATATGAGAGAAAAATTTGTAATGCCTAATAGTGCTGATATTAAAATTTATCCTCGTCGTAAACCGAGCAAAACAATTGCGGAAGGCTATCAGCCATATGAACCGATGGAAGATTTAGTACCTAATATTGCTGATTTTGGAACAGGTCATAAGTTTCATGTAACAGGATTATTACATGATGAGACAGGTTTCCCAAGTGGCAGTCCTAAATTAACAAAAGAAGTTATTGATAGATTACATAAAAAAATAGAGATAGCACAAGATGAAATAACACATTATGATGAGTTCTTTATGGCAGATGCTGAATATGCTGTTGTCGCTTATGGTGGTACTGCTCGTACTGCTTATGCAGCAGTAGAACAGGCTCGCGCTAAAGGGATTAAAGTGGGCATGGTAAGATTGATGACAATCTGGCCATTTGCAGATAAAGTTATTAAAAACTTGGCTAGTAAAGTAAAGGGTATTTTAGTGCCAGAGTTAAACTATGGACAATTAGTATTGGAAGTGGAAAGAGCGGCAGGCTCACAGGCAAATGTGGTTTCATTGCCGAAATACAACACGGAAGCATTTGATCCACAGGAAATTTGCGAAGCCATTGAAGACCTGAGCAAGGGGTGTTAG
- a CDS encoding HPr family phosphocarrier protein, translating to MAELTVVINNKFGIHARPAATLVKTAASYKSSVKLTSGEKTVDAKSILGVMSLGVKNGTTVMFKAEGEDAQDCLLALKKLVDSDFGESY from the coding sequence ATGGCAGAGTTAACAGTAGTTATTAATAATAAATTTGGTATTCATGCCCGTCCGGCAGCAACTTTGGTGAAAACGGCCGCTAGCTATAAAAGTTCTGTTAAACTAACTTCCGGTGAAAAAACAGTTGATGCAAAAAGTATTCTCGGAGTAATGTCTTTAGGTGTTAAAAATGGTACTACTGTTATGTTTAAGGCAGAAGGTGAAGATGCTCAAGATTGTTTGTTAGCTTTGAAAAAATTAGTTGATTCGGACTTTGGAGAGAGTTATTAA
- the ptsP gene encoding phosphoenolpyruvate--protein phosphotransferase, whose translation MGEILQGKGVVAGIAIGEVVWVANDYEKWFAKYNSDSPKIENEKLDKAIQKVQADLENNITTMQEKNMTEQAQIMQAHLLILKDPTFIDLILEKLELENSAPKALQVAIDEIAKTFEMMDDEYFRARAADIRDVGNRVLKTLLGIDELDFGSRKIILCGQDLEPSLIAAMPEENLQGIILGHGSLTSHVVIIAKAKGIPTIIGLEKFDLLENKAQVVLDGDTGEVVWHLAPTEEENYRKKLKQQEQEKEYYLNLAKKEVVTQDGHKVVVAANIGSDKDIDKALQFGCEGVGLFRSEFLFMSRSAMPNEEEQFAAYKAVVQKCGEKLCIIRTMDIGGDKSLEYLKVPPEQNPFLGWRALRISLKRPELFLPQLKAILRAGVYGNVAIMLPMVISLNEIIEAKEFIKLAQAELDKEQVPYSKTVSIGIMVETPAAAILADKLAQHVDFFSIGTNDLAQYVLAVDRGNENISYLYNYFNPAVLKIINDVIGAAKKNNIWVGMCGEMAGDILATELLVGMGIDELSMSGSTIPKVKERITKINLASAQSLVAEVLQFDKTEEVINYLKKK comes from the coding sequence ATGGGAGAGATATTACAAGGAAAAGGCGTTGTTGCCGGAATTGCTATTGGCGAAGTTGTTTGGGTAGCCAATGATTATGAAAAATGGTTTGCTAAATATAACAGCGACTCTCCTAAAATTGAAAATGAAAAATTAGATAAGGCAATTCAAAAAGTTCAAGCTGATTTAGAAAATAATATAACTACCATGCAAGAAAAAAACATGACCGAGCAAGCGCAAATAATGCAAGCTCATTTGCTGATTTTAAAAGATCCGACATTTATTGATCTTATTTTAGAAAAGCTTGAACTGGAAAATTCAGCACCGAAGGCGCTACAAGTAGCCATTGATGAAATTGCTAAAACCTTTGAGATGATGGATGATGAATATTTTAGAGCAAGGGCAGCAGATATTAGAGATGTCGGAAATCGTGTTTTAAAAACATTATTAGGTATTGATGAACTTGATTTTGGATCAAGAAAAATTATATTGTGTGGTCAAGACTTGGAACCATCACTAATTGCTGCTATGCCAGAGGAGAATTTACAAGGGATTATTTTAGGACATGGCAGTTTGACTTCCCATGTAGTGATTATTGCTAAAGCGAAGGGTATTCCGACTATTATTGGGCTTGAAAAATTTGACTTGTTAGAAAATAAGGCGCAAGTTGTATTAGATGGTGATACCGGAGAAGTTGTTTGGCATTTGGCGCCAACTGAAGAAGAGAATTATCGAAAAAAACTAAAACAGCAAGAACAAGAAAAAGAATATTATTTAAATTTGGCTAAAAAAGAAGTTGTGACCCAAGATGGGCACAAAGTTGTTGTTGCGGCTAATATTGGTTCAGATAAAGATATTGATAAAGCGTTGCAGTTTGGTTGCGAAGGCGTTGGATTGTTTCGCAGTGAGTTTTTATTTATGAGCAGAAGCGCTATGCCGAATGAAGAAGAACAATTTGCGGCATACAAGGCAGTGGTCCAAAAATGTGGAGAAAAATTATGTATAATCAGAACGATGGATATTGGTGGCGATAAGTCGTTAGAATATTTAAAGGTTCCACCGGAACAAAATCCGTTTTTAGGGTGGCGAGCGCTAAGGATTAGTTTAAAAAGACCGGAGCTTTTTTTACCACAGTTAAAGGCTATTTTAAGAGCCGGCGTTTATGGTAATGTTGCGATTATGTTGCCGATGGTAATAAGTTTGAATGAGATTATAGAAGCAAAAGAGTTTATTAAACTGGCACAAGCCGAACTTGATAAAGAACAGGTGCCGTATTCTAAAACTGTGTCAATCGGGATTATGGTAGAAACGCCGGCAGCGGCAATTTTAGCTGATAAATTGGCACAGCATGTTGACTTTTTCAGTATCGGCACAAATGATTTAGCACAATATGTGTTGGCGGTAGATCGCGGTAATGAAAATATTTCCTATTTGTATAACTATTTTAATCCAGCGGTGCTTAAAATAATCAATGATGTGATTGGTGCAGCGAAGAAAAATAATATTTGGGTTGGGATGTGTGGTGAGATGGCTGGAGACATCTTAGCTACGGAATTATTAGTAGGAATGGGCATTGATGAACTTAGCATGAGTGGTAGTACTATTCCGAAGGTTAAAGAGAGAATTACCAAGATAAATCTTGCTAGTGCCCAATCTCTAGTGGCTGAAGTTTTGCAGTTTGATAAAACGGAAGAGGTTATTAATTACTTAAAGAAAAAATAA
- a CDS encoding uracil-DNA glycosylase, whose amino-acid sequence MKIFQNDWEELLQEEIKQPYYLKLREFLKKEYSTTKIYPDMYSIFNALHYTAYNDVKVVILGQDPYHGEGQAHGLSFSVQENVPPPPSLVNIFKELKDDLGCSIPNNGYLLSWAQQGVLLLNTVLTVRANQANSHKEQGWEKFTDKIIMLLNARTKPLVFILWGKPAQQKKTLITNQSHLVLSAPHPSPLSAFRGFFGSKPFSKTNNFLMSQGLECINWQIPDNKK is encoded by the coding sequence ATGAAAATTTTTCAAAACGATTGGGAAGAGTTATTACAAGAAGAAATAAAACAGCCTTATTATTTAAAACTAAGAGAATTTCTAAAAAAGGAATATTCCACTACGAAAATTTATCCGGATATGTATAGTATTTTTAATGCGCTACATTATACGGCTTATAATGATGTGAAAGTAGTGATTTTAGGGCAAGATCCTTATCATGGTGAAGGTCAAGCGCATGGTCTTAGCTTTTCGGTGCAAGAAAATGTGCCACCACCGCCGTCTTTGGTGAATATTTTCAAAGAGTTAAAAGATGATCTTGGGTGTAGTATTCCTAATAACGGGTACTTACTTAGCTGGGCGCAGCAAGGGGTGTTGCTCCTTAATACGGTTTTGACGGTGAGAGCTAATCAAGCTAACTCTCACAAAGAACAAGGTTGGGAAAAATTTACCGATAAAATTATTATGTTGCTAAATGCACGGACGAAACCGTTGGTATTTATTTTATGGGGTAAACCAGCGCAACAGAAAAAAACTTTAATTACTAATCAGTCCCACTTGGTGTTGTCAGCACCACACCCTAGTCCGTTGTCGGCTTTTCGCGGTTTTTTTGGTAGTAAGCCTTTTTCAAAAACCAATAATTTTTTAATGTCGCAGGGGTTGGAGTGCATTAACTGGCAAATTCCTGATAATAAAAAATAA
- a CDS encoding 2-oxoacid:acceptor oxidoreductase family protein, with amino-acid sequence MMKQIRLSGSGGQGVITAAIILAETAIAENKEAVQSQSYGPEARGGASKAEVIISDSFIYHPKVNAPDIVLALTQKAADKYYADLKADGVLIVDEDLVPEIPAFKNVVKVPITRLAVDQLGNSIFANIVSLGVIVKKSKIVDLETLKKVVAKRVPPATIEKNMEAVMVGYNSID; translated from the coding sequence ATAATGAAACAAATTCGTTTATCCGGTTCTGGTGGTCAAGGTGTGATAACAGCGGCGATTATTTTGGCAGAAACTGCGATTGCAGAAAATAAAGAAGCCGTTCAATCACAATCTTACGGTCCGGAAGCTCGTGGTGGAGCTTCTAAAGCTGAAGTAATTATTTCAGATAGTTTTATTTATCATCCTAAAGTTAATGCTCCTGATATTGTATTAGCGTTAACACAAAAGGCGGCTGATAAATATTATGCTGATTTAAAAGCAGATGGGGTTTTGATTGTCGATGAGGATTTAGTTCCGGAAATTCCTGCTTTTAAAAATGTCGTGAAAGTACCGATTACCAGATTGGCAGTAGACCAACTTGGTAACAGCATTTTTGCTAATATTGTATCGCTAGGTGTTATTGTGAAAAAATCTAAAATTGTTGATTTAGAAACTTTGAAAAAAGTTGTAGCAAAACGCGTACCACCGGCAACTATTGAAAAAAATATGGAAGCCGTAATGGTTGGTTATAATTCCATAGATTAA
- a CDS encoding 4Fe-4S binding protein produces MKSTITIKKERCKGCNICVKFCPKKVLALGTLGMVEVVNGEACIVCGQCEMRCPDYAIFVDKKVEE; encoded by the coding sequence ATGAAAAGTACAATTACTATCAAAAAGGAAAGATGTAAAGGTTGCAATATTTGTGTTAAGTTTTGCCCGAAAAAGGTGCTAGCACTAGGAACCTTAGGAATGGTAGAGGTTGTTAATGGTGAAGCCTGCATTGTGTGCGGACAATGTGAAATGCGTTGTCCTGATTATGCAATATTTGTGGATAAGAAGGTGGAAGAATGA
- a CDS encoding 2-oxoacid:ferredoxin oxidoreductase subunit beta, which yields MRSYDKYLRENRLPHIWCPGCGNGIVMKAIVKAVENKNLDQDKTVIVSGIGCSSRASGYMNFDTLHTAHGRAIPFATGIKLANPELNVIVITGDGDCMAIGGNHFIHGARRNVDLNVILFNNHIYGMTGGQASPLTPLTKKATTAPYGNIDRPFDPCQLAIAAGATYVARSTAFHVQHLTSMIEQSFDNKGFSLVEAITQCPVAYGRKNKMGDAADMLKWMSQTATMMPAFEKMTPEQRQERFPIGVLHQASLSEYTSDYQKVIECAGGAE from the coding sequence ATGAGAAGTTATGATAAATATTTGCGCGAAAATAGATTGCCACATATTTGGTGCCCTGGCTGTGGTAATGGTATTGTTATGAAAGCAATTGTTAAAGCTGTTGAAAATAAAAATCTTGACCAAGATAAAACTGTAATAGTATCAGGAATTGGATGCTCTTCTCGTGCTTCCGGTTATATGAATTTTGATACACTACATACTGCACATGGTCGAGCAATTCCGTTTGCTACCGGGATTAAACTTGCTAATCCAGAGCTCAATGTTATTGTAATTACCGGTGATGGCGATTGTATGGCTATTGGTGGAAATCACTTTATTCATGGGGCAAGACGTAATGTGGATTTAAATGTGATTTTATTTAATAATCACATTTATGGGATGACCGGTGGTCAGGCTTCGCCATTGACACCGTTGACGAAAAAAGCAACTACCGCACCATATGGTAATATTGACAGACCGTTTGATCCTTGTCAGCTAGCAATTGCTGCTGGTGCAACTTATGTAGCAAGAAGTACCGCTTTTCATGTGCAACATTTAACCAGTATGATTGAACAATCCTTTGATAATAAGGGCTTCTCTTTAGTTGAAGCTATTACGCAATGTCCTGTTGCTTATGGTCGTAAAAATAAAATGGGTGATGCGGCTGACATGCTTAAATGGATGAGCCAAACAGCAACAATGATGCCGGCTTTTGAAAAAATGACGCCGGAACAACGTCAAGAGCGATTCCCAATTGGCGTGTTGCATCAAGCTAGTTTATCGGAATATACTTCTGATTATCAAAAAGTTATTGAATGTGCCGGAGGTGCTGAATAA